In Aegilops tauschii subsp. strangulata cultivar AL8/78 chromosome 3, Aet v6.0, whole genome shotgun sequence, one genomic interval encodes:
- the LOC109774246 gene encoding protein SODIUM POTASSIUM ROOT DEFECTIVE 2, whose amino-acid sequence MGRKLGLERVLDCFSLSVCANACVCVHAVEDENEESEGKALVSAQLDELLKLKDFGGGAKTLAFHLEPKTVELRVSMHCYGCARKVQKHISKMEGVSSFEVDLENKKVVVTGDVTPYEVLQSVSKVMKFAELLVAPKSPAPSR is encoded by the exons atggggaGGAAGCTAGGGCTGGAGAGGGTGCTGGACTGCTTCTCGCTCTCGGTGTGCGCCAACGCTTGCGTCTGCGTGCACGCGGTGGAGGACGAGAACGAGGAGAGCGAGGGGAAGGCCCTGGTGAGCGCTCAGCTGGACGAGCTGCTCAAGCTCAAGGACTTCGGCGGTGGGGCTAAGACTCTCGCTTTCCATCTGGAGCCAAAG ACGGTGGAGCTGAGGGTGTCCATGCACTGCTACGGGTGCGCCAGGAAAGTTCAGAAGCACATCTCCAAGATGGAAG GTGTGTCGTCGTTTGAGGTGGATTTGGAGAACAAGAAGGTGGTCGTGACGGGGGACGTGACGCCCTACGAGGTGCTGCAGAGCGTCTCCAAGGTGATGAAGTTTGCGGAGCTGTTGGTGGCCCCCAAGTCCCCGGCTCCGAGTAGATAG
- the LOC109774247 gene encoding uncharacterized protein isoform X1 produces MAEEEKASTAEGDEKEDVSDVDDSPLPALRRRAAASDDEEEGDGGGGGGSGSSPPSRVVWSDSDSDELGATEVDGEDEGSEECEEVRKEFDAGSGGGGEAKEVTPDEVAAAPEDEGKYEEEEDAQAETGAELKEEDKENKGFEPDAVPRTGAFYMHDDRFQNKENRSRGRQRDFFGGQKLWNSKDDSVWLHDRFNEINTHDVQHDSTRRPRSPFRAWAGGRTHDVNHDRFDEINTHYVQHDSTRRPRSPFGAWTGGRTHDVNHDRFHEINTRYVQHGSTRRPRSPFRAWAGGRTHDINHGYLEGTKSASYYHDYRADYKYGSTNNYNRFPKEAKTSYYSAKNYRSVPRKSHSYYDEQNWTESRICYVNAKGYNNAPNVNRGKPSRPYQPTWKNTFQTSSVQNNRTYSRSRNEEGCSDTGVGKNSHRTLGLQNEQEFSSKQEPSFVERRKARPDILSKLFSSSVRMAHSSLKPQSRPSFGVKAFAPSGEHGNTAGSLSMVKGMPNLGSHSTVSTSNSQYSESRDQGSGLNIGVPTENKLSAQIFHQNIASASKIQSHPQNTLISSTEDAETSPPPGSNNSLAPSVIIVQNDKVEAVSGSFPCGGGHALDVTVAKDLTLGTPAVLPVMKFGEQHPRGPDIPCSGMAFPGLLAHQPSDNSELNQITWLQTLSGATGVLGATHDPSYIGSHYPQLSVFPRHDCVTEVPVLLNSPEIPGHELGQRKNKLLRYSEMNFAS; encoded by the exons ATGGCTGAAGAGGAGAAGGCGTCGACGGCGGAGGGGGACGAGAAGGAGGACGTGAGCGACGTCGACGACTCGCCCCTCCCGGCGTTGAGGCGTCGCGCGGCGGcgagcgacgacgaggaggagggcgatggcggcggcggtggggggaGTGGTTCCTCGCCGCCGTCGAGGGTGGTCTGGTCCGATTCCGACTCCGACGAGCTGGGCGCGACCGAGGTGGACGGCGAAGACGAGGGTTCCGAGGAATGCGAGGAGGTTCGCAAGGAGTTCGACGCAGGATCTGGGGGCGGTGGAGAGGCCAAGGAAGTGACGCCGGATGAGGTGGCTGCGGCGCCGGAGGACGAGGGGAAgtacgaggaggaggaggatgcccAGGCTGAGACGGGAGCCGAACTGAAAGAAGAGGACAAGGAGAACAAGGGGTTCGAGCCCGACGCCGTGCCGAGAACAGGTGCCTTCTACATGCACGATGATCGCTTCCAGAACAAGGAAAACCGCAGCCGCGGGCGCCAGAG GGACTTTTTCGGTGGCCAAAAGTTATGGAATTCTAAAGATGATAGCGTATGGCTGCATGATCGGTTTAATGAGATCAATACCCATGATGTTCAACATGACAGT ACAAGGAGGCCAAGAAGTCCATTTAGAGCTTGGGCTGGTGGTAGAACTCATGATGTTAACCATGATCGGTTTGATGAGATCAATACCCATTATGTTCAACATGACAGT ACAAGGAGACCAAGAAGTCCTTTTGGAGCATGGACTGGTGGTAGAACTCATGACGTTAACCATGATCGGTTTCATGAGATCAATACCCGTTATGTTCAACATGGCAGT ACAAGGAGGCCAAGAAGTCCTTTTAGAGCATGGGCTGGTGGTAGAACTCATGACATTAACCATGGTTATCTAGAAGGAACCAAATCCGCATCCTATTATCATGATTACAGAGCAGACTACAAGTATGGGAGTACCAACAACTACAATAGATTTCCAAAAGAGGCCAAAACTTCCTATTACAGCGCCAAGAACTACAGAAGTGTTCCAAGAAAATCCCATTCGTACTATGACGAGCAGAACTGGACAGAATCTCGTATCTGTTATGTGAATGCTAAAGGTTACAACAATGCACCAAATGTTAACAGAGGGAAACCATCAAGGCCCTACCAACCTACCTGGAAGAATACTTTCCAAACCTCTTCAGTGCAAAACAATAG GACATATTCCAGATCACGGAATGAGGAGGGCTGTTCTGATACAGGTGTGGGAAAGAACTCACATCGAACTTTAGGTTTGCAGAATGAACAAGAGTTTTCGTCGAAGCAAGAACCCTCCTTTGTAGAAAGAAGGAAAGCACGACCTGACATTTTAAGTAAGCTCTTCTCATCCTCCGTTCGAATGGCACATAGTTCTCTGAAACCTCAATCTCGTCCCAGTTTTGGAGTGAAGGCATTTGCTCCTTCTGGTGAGCATGGAAATACTGCTGGTTCTCTTAGTATGGTAAAAGGCATGCCTAACCTTGGTTCTCATTCAACTGTATCAACATCAAATAGCCAATATTCAGAATCCAGGGATCAAGGAAGTGGTTTGAACATTGGTGTCCCCACAGAGAACAAACTTTCTGCTCAGATATTTCATCAAAACATTGCCAGTGCCAGCAAAATTCAGTCTCATCCACAAAATACACTGATAAGTTCAACTGAAGATGCAGAGACCAGTCCCCCTCCTGGGTCAAACAATTCTTTAGCACCGTCTGTTATAATAGTGCAGAATGATAAGGTAGAAGCAGTGAGTGGCTCTTTCCCTTGTGGTGGAGGTCATGCTCTTGATGTTACAGTAGCAAAGGACCTTACTCTTGGCACTCCAGCAGTGTTGCCAG TTATGAAGTTTGGTGAGCAGCATCCTAGGGGACCTGATATCCCATGCAGTGGTATGGCTTTCCCAGGACTTTTGGCTCATCAACCCAGTGACAATTCTGAGCTTAATCAAATTACTTG GCTGCAAACATTGTCTGGTGCTACTGGGGTTCTTGGGGCAACACATGATCCTTCTTATATTGGCAGTCATTATCCCCAACTATCAGTATTCCCAAG ACACGATTGTGTGACTGAAGTTCCTGTTTTGTTGAACTCCCCTGAAATACCAG GTCATGAGCTTGGCCAGCGCAAGAACAAACTTCTCAG ATACTCAGAGATGAACTTCGCTTCATGA
- the LOC109774247 gene encoding uncharacterized protein isoform X2 → MAEEEKASTAEGDEKEDVSDVDDSPLPALRRRAAASDDEEEGDGGGGGGSGSSPPSRVVWSDSDSDELGATEVDGEDEGSEECEEVRKEFDAGSGGGGEAKEVTPDEVAAAPEDEGKYEEEEDAQAETGAELKEEDKENKGFEPDAVPRTGAFYMHDDRFQNKENRSRGRQRDFFGGQKLWNSKDDSVWLHDRFNEINTHDVQHDSTRRPRSPFRAWAGGRTHDVNHDRFDEINTHYVQHDSTRRPRSPFGAWTGGRTHDVNHDRFHEINTRYVQHGSTRRPRSPFRAWAGGRTHDINHGYLEGTKSASYYHDYRADYKYGSTNNYNRFPKEAKTSYYSAKNYRSVPRKSHSYYDEQNWTESRICYVNAKGYNNAPNVNRGKPSRPYQPTWKNTFQTSSVQNNRTYSRSRNEEGCSDTGVGKNSHRTLGLQNEQEFSSKQEPSFVERRKARPDILSKLFSSSVRMAHSSLKPQSRPSFGVKAFAPSGEHGNTAGSLSMVKGMPNLGSHSTVSTSNSQYSESRDQGSGLNIGVPTENKLSAQIFHQNIASASKIQSHPQNTLISSTEDAETSPPPGSNNSLAPSVIIVQNDKVEAVSGSFPCGGGHALDVTVAKDLTLGTPAVLPVMKFGEQHPRGPDIPCSGMAFPGLLAHQPSDNSELNQITWLQTLSGATGVLGATHDPSYIGSHYPQLSVFPRHDCVTEVPVLLNSPEIPGCRS, encoded by the exons ATGGCTGAAGAGGAGAAGGCGTCGACGGCGGAGGGGGACGAGAAGGAGGACGTGAGCGACGTCGACGACTCGCCCCTCCCGGCGTTGAGGCGTCGCGCGGCGGcgagcgacgacgaggaggagggcgatggcggcggcggtggggggaGTGGTTCCTCGCCGCCGTCGAGGGTGGTCTGGTCCGATTCCGACTCCGACGAGCTGGGCGCGACCGAGGTGGACGGCGAAGACGAGGGTTCCGAGGAATGCGAGGAGGTTCGCAAGGAGTTCGACGCAGGATCTGGGGGCGGTGGAGAGGCCAAGGAAGTGACGCCGGATGAGGTGGCTGCGGCGCCGGAGGACGAGGGGAAgtacgaggaggaggaggatgcccAGGCTGAGACGGGAGCCGAACTGAAAGAAGAGGACAAGGAGAACAAGGGGTTCGAGCCCGACGCCGTGCCGAGAACAGGTGCCTTCTACATGCACGATGATCGCTTCCAGAACAAGGAAAACCGCAGCCGCGGGCGCCAGAG GGACTTTTTCGGTGGCCAAAAGTTATGGAATTCTAAAGATGATAGCGTATGGCTGCATGATCGGTTTAATGAGATCAATACCCATGATGTTCAACATGACAGT ACAAGGAGGCCAAGAAGTCCATTTAGAGCTTGGGCTGGTGGTAGAACTCATGATGTTAACCATGATCGGTTTGATGAGATCAATACCCATTATGTTCAACATGACAGT ACAAGGAGACCAAGAAGTCCTTTTGGAGCATGGACTGGTGGTAGAACTCATGACGTTAACCATGATCGGTTTCATGAGATCAATACCCGTTATGTTCAACATGGCAGT ACAAGGAGGCCAAGAAGTCCTTTTAGAGCATGGGCTGGTGGTAGAACTCATGACATTAACCATGGTTATCTAGAAGGAACCAAATCCGCATCCTATTATCATGATTACAGAGCAGACTACAAGTATGGGAGTACCAACAACTACAATAGATTTCCAAAAGAGGCCAAAACTTCCTATTACAGCGCCAAGAACTACAGAAGTGTTCCAAGAAAATCCCATTCGTACTATGACGAGCAGAACTGGACAGAATCTCGTATCTGTTATGTGAATGCTAAAGGTTACAACAATGCACCAAATGTTAACAGAGGGAAACCATCAAGGCCCTACCAACCTACCTGGAAGAATACTTTCCAAACCTCTTCAGTGCAAAACAATAG GACATATTCCAGATCACGGAATGAGGAGGGCTGTTCTGATACAGGTGTGGGAAAGAACTCACATCGAACTTTAGGTTTGCAGAATGAACAAGAGTTTTCGTCGAAGCAAGAACCCTCCTTTGTAGAAAGAAGGAAAGCACGACCTGACATTTTAAGTAAGCTCTTCTCATCCTCCGTTCGAATGGCACATAGTTCTCTGAAACCTCAATCTCGTCCCAGTTTTGGAGTGAAGGCATTTGCTCCTTCTGGTGAGCATGGAAATACTGCTGGTTCTCTTAGTATGGTAAAAGGCATGCCTAACCTTGGTTCTCATTCAACTGTATCAACATCAAATAGCCAATATTCAGAATCCAGGGATCAAGGAAGTGGTTTGAACATTGGTGTCCCCACAGAGAACAAACTTTCTGCTCAGATATTTCATCAAAACATTGCCAGTGCCAGCAAAATTCAGTCTCATCCACAAAATACACTGATAAGTTCAACTGAAGATGCAGAGACCAGTCCCCCTCCTGGGTCAAACAATTCTTTAGCACCGTCTGTTATAATAGTGCAGAATGATAAGGTAGAAGCAGTGAGTGGCTCTTTCCCTTGTGGTGGAGGTCATGCTCTTGATGTTACAGTAGCAAAGGACCTTACTCTTGGCACTCCAGCAGTGTTGCCAG TTATGAAGTTTGGTGAGCAGCATCCTAGGGGACCTGATATCCCATGCAGTGGTATGGCTTTCCCAGGACTTTTGGCTCATCAACCCAGTGACAATTCTGAGCTTAATCAAATTACTTG GCTGCAAACATTGTCTGGTGCTACTGGGGTTCTTGGGGCAACACATGATCCTTCTTATATTGGCAGTCATTATCCCCAACTATCAGTATTCCCAAG ACACGATTGTGTGACTGAAGTTCCTGTTTTGTTGAACTCCCCTGAAATACCAG GTTGTAGGTCATGA